A genomic region of bacterium contains the following coding sequences:
- a CDS encoding glycosyltransferase, whose protein sequence is MGSKQLPKIRILHVIQWLEQGGAEKGACLLAASLNKDRYESIVCAFQDGLMRQYIEPLGVDLNIVEKKHKLDMVFLMKLVYLMKKKKVDLVHCRGIPPTVYGGMAAKLAGLPLVTSVHGRSQFQTKTGLKALYLIQKFGGKVVAVSESMRDDLVREGNLERDKIMVIHNGIDVKNIELGDGGQIKREEFKVDTSSLVIGAVGTLRPVKGYEYLVRAMPLILESLPQVRLVFIGDGESADELKEITEHLGLQDSVLFLGRRKYAQRLMNGFDVLAVSSLSEGLSMVILEAMSVSVPVVATKVGGNPEVVEDGVTGILVEKKSEVSLAQGLIWILKDENKRKAMGKAGWKRVKEAFSLKDMVRKYEEVYESLLS, encoded by the coding sequence ATGGGATCAAAACAGTTACCTAAGATCAGAATACTTCATGTAATCCAATGGTTGGAACAAGGCGGAGCAGAAAAGGGGGCATGTTTATTAGCCGCGTCTTTGAATAAAGATAGGTACGAATCAATAGTTTGCGCCTTTCAAGACGGACTAATGCGCCAATATATAGAACCTCTGGGGGTGGACCTTAACATCGTCGAAAAAAAGCATAAATTGGATATGGTATTTTTGATGAAACTGGTGTATTTGATGAAAAAAAAGAAGGTTGATCTGGTCCATTGCCGTGGGATTCCTCCCACGGTCTATGGGGGTATGGCGGCAAAGTTAGCCGGTCTTCCTTTGGTGACAAGCGTCCATGGAAGAAGTCAGTTCCAAACGAAAACCGGCCTTAAAGCCTTGTATCTAATTCAAAAGTTCGGGGGGAAAGTGGTCGCTGTTTCAGAGAGTATGAGAGATGATTTAGTCAGAGAGGGTAATTTGGAAAGGGATAAAATTATGGTCATTCACAACGGTATAGATGTAAAAAATATAGAATTAGGGGACGGCGGCCAGATTAAAAGAGAAGAATTTAAGGTAGACACCTCTTCTTTAGTTATTGGAGCCGTAGGGACATTGAGGCCGGTAAAGGGCTATGAATATTTGGTTCGCGCCATGCCTCTCATATTAGAATCACTTCCTCAAGTAAGGTTAGTTTTTATTGGTGACGGGGAGTCAGCAGATGAATTAAAGGAGATAACCGAGCATTTAGGCCTTCAAGATTCGGTTCTTTTTCTGGGAAGACGTAAGTATGCCCAGAGGTTAATGAACGGCTTTGACGTCTTAGCGGTCTCATCATTATCAGAAGGGCTGTCTATGGTTATCCTGGAGGCAATGTCCGTTTCTGTGCCGGTGGTAGCCACCAAGGTGGGGGGCAATCCTGAGGTGGTAGAAGATGGGGTGACAGGCATTTTAGTGGAAAAAAAGAGTGAAGTAAGTTTAGCTCAAGGGCTAATCTGGATTTTAAAGGATGAGAATAAAAGGAAGGCGATGGGAAAGGCTGGGTGGAAGCGAGTTAAAGAGGCATTCTCCCTGAAGGACATGGTCAGGAAGTATGAAGAGGTCT